The Methanobrevibacter boviskoreani JH1 DNA window CGTTGGTGCCCAATCCCTTGCTTGTATACTGTATCATGTCCCCAACTTTATATTCCCCGACAGGATATTTCTGGGAACCCTCTCCTCTAAGTATTGTGGTATTGAGACCAGGTATGATGAATTGTCCACCATGGGAGTGTCCTGATATCTGAAGTGCAAATCTGCCTGTAAGTGATGTAATGTCTGCAAAGTCTGGTTCATGAGCCAACATAATGGCAGGACCCTCCTCAGGCAGTTCCTCCATAACCTTATCCAGATCCTCCTTGTTGAGCATTGTACTGTCCACACCGGCAACATTAAGTTTTGCAGTTCTGTTATTCATTCTTCTTTCGATTGTATAGACATTATTGCTTATATCAATGATGCCTGCATTCTTCAATATTTCCCTAATTCTATCGGGGTCCGTCCAGTGGTCATGGTTTCCAAGTACTGCAAGTGACACGTCCTTTGCCTTAAGCATTGAAAGACATCTTTCCAGATCATCTGCAACATCGTCTAAAATATAGGATACATAGTCTCCTGTAAGTGCTATCATATCTGCCTTCTGTTTGTTCACTATCTCGATTACACCCTCAAGATATTCTGCTGTTAACCATTGGCCAAGATGTAGGTCAGACAAGTTTACAATCTTATAGTTATGAAACATCGGATCCAGGTCTTTGATTTCAACATTAACCTCAACAATATCATATACACTTTCATCAAATTCCATCGGCACAATCTTTTCACGTGTTACCGTCATTGCTTTTTGAATCATTTGTCTTGCAGCTAGTGCAGTTGGTTTATCTTCTGACATTTAATTAACCTTTTTTGTGTTTAAAATTAGCTAAAAAGTTATTTTGGCTTTAAAGTTTATAATTAAATTATTAAAACCTGTCTTCAATCTTTCAAATTTTAATAATTTAATTAATTAAGTATTGTCTTTTAATTTATTTAAGAATTTTTTTAGGATTTAAAATTCATTTTTCTGATGGCTTTTTAAAAAAGTTTAAAACTGTGGTAATTAACCATATGGATATACATGATAACATTAAGATTTCATATATTTGAATTATTAATTGTTTTTGATTAGATTATCCTCAATAATCTTAAAAACATTTTAGAAATGCCTTTAATTATTGTTTGAAATTATCTAAATCCGGGGTTTGTTCTGGTTTTAAAAAATGGATATACTTCCTTCTAATATTAATTCATTTTGAAAATTGATTCTATGATTTGTCAAAAATTTCCTCAATATATTATATAATAATATTTATAAATCTGGAAAAATAAATATAGAAAAATAGATTTAATTTTAGATTAAACATTATTTTTTAAAAAACTATTTATTGTTATTTTGGCTTAAAAACTATCTTTTTGTTTTAGGCAGATTATTTATTTATTGTTTTAGTGATATTATGTTACAAATTGCGGTAACAGGAAAACCAAATGTAGGAAAATCATCATTCTTTAATTCAGCTACAGCCTCAAAGGTTGAAATGGCAAACTATCCATTTACAACCATTGATGCAAACATAGCTATCGGACATGTAATCTCTAAATGTCCTTGTAAGGAACTTGGTGTAACATGTAACCCTAGAAATTCAGATTGTAAAGACGGTAAAAGAATCATACCAGTTGAACTCATCGATGTTGCAGGTCTAGTACCTGGAGCACATGAAGGTAAGGGATTGGGAAATAAATTCCTGGATGACCTAATGCAGGCAAAGGTCCTAATCCATGTGATTGACGCTTCAGGTTCAACCGATGCAGAGGGAAATCCGGTCGAGGCTGGTTCACATGACCCGTTAGATGACTTGGACTTTATGGAAACCGAGATTGTCATGTGGTTATATGGAATTCTAAGTAGAAACTGGGTAAGGCTTACACGTAAAATCGGTGCAGAACATTTGGATGTTGCAAAGGTAATCTATGAACAATTATCTGGTACAGGAATTACTGTCGAGGATGTAATCGAGGCAAAAAGAAAGGTTGAACCAGATTACACTAAATGGGAAAAGGAGGATTTAATAGAGCTTACAAGAAATATATTACATCTTTCAAAACCTATGATTATCGTTGCAAACAAGGCGGATTTACCTACTGCATCCGAGAACATTAAGAGACTTCAGGAAAAATATCCATATGTGATTCCATGTTCTGCTGAATCAGAGCTTGCACTTGTAAGGGCTGCAGAATCAGGACTCATTAGTTACACCTCAGGTGACTCCTCATTTGAGATATTGGAAGAGGATAAATTGAGCAAAAACCAGAAATTAGCTCTTGACTATATTCAAACCAATATCCTGGATGTATATGGTAGTACTGGTATTCAGAAAGCACTTAATACAGCAATATTTGACCTATTGGATATGATAGCTGTCTATCCTGTACAGGATGAACATAAATACTCAGATCAGAAGGGT harbors:
- a CDS encoding metallophosphoesterase → MSEDKPTALAARQMIQKAMTVTREKIVPMEFDESVYDIVEVNVEIKDLDPMFHNYKIVNLSDLHLGQWLTAEYLEGVIEIVNKQKADMIALTGDYVSYILDDVADDLERCLSMLKAKDVSLAVLGNHDHWTDPDRIREILKNAGIIDISNNVYTIERRMNNRTAKLNVAGVDSTMLNKEDLDKVMEELPEEGPAIMLAHEPDFADITSLTGRFALQISGHSHGGQFIIPGLNTTILRGEGSQKYPVGEYKVGDMIQYTSKGLGTNVFWLRINCAPEITIFKLKSPEVEDKENKNHKKPIYIRHSNQKKIFPTREDVDRFLNPDDIADFIEGKISQIANNLNPFEDNDKSKDERKDK
- a CDS encoding redox-regulated ATPase YchF, which produces MLQIAVTGKPNVGKSSFFNSATASKVEMANYPFTTIDANIAIGHVISKCPCKELGVTCNPRNSDCKDGKRIIPVELIDVAGLVPGAHEGKGLGNKFLDDLMQAKVLIHVIDASGSTDAEGNPVEAGSHDPLDDLDFMETEIVMWLYGILSRNWVRLTRKIGAEHLDVAKVIYEQLSGTGITVEDVIEAKRKVEPDYTKWEKEDLIELTRNILHLSKPMIIVANKADLPTASENIKRLQEKYPYVIPCSAESELALVRAAESGLISYTSGDSSFEILEEDKLSKNQKLALDYIQTNILDVYGSTGIQKALNTAIFDLLDMIAVYPVQDEHKYSDQKGNVLPDAILIKKGSTPHQLAYVIHTDIGDKFLYAIDARKNMRISSDYELEDGDIISIVTT